DNA sequence from the Sphingomonas bisphenolicum genome:
ATGGAGGCGATCCTCCAACGGATCGCGGCCGGCATAGAGGCGCGAGTTTAGAAATGGTGATGTTCACCCTCACAGGGATTTAAGAGGATAAGGTCAGCCTTCGGCTGGCGTTTATTGAGGCTCATCCACGCACCCTTATGTACTCGACAACATCCTCGGCGCAGTGGCGCGCCGCAGGGGGCGGGGAGGCTTTGGCCTCCCCGCTTGGCTCCCCAGGGGGCCAAGAGGTTAGGATGGCGTTTCGGCGCCCGTGGTGGCGCCAGGGGAACCGTCCAGGGGGAAGTTCGCGATGAGCAGTTCGCCTGCCTTCTTCCCGTTGCCGGTAGCGCCCGTCGCGATGCTGTACGTCACATCGACAGCCTGCATATGGAACCGCGAAAATACGGCCCGCGCGCCGGGTGTGTCGTTGATCGAGAGAAGAAACTTGCCGCGGATCTCCAGCAGCTGCTCGGCCAGGCGCTCGAAGTCCGCCCGCTCGAACACGCCGGCACCGTAATCGCTCTCGCAATTCCAGTAGGGCGGATCGAGATAGAACAGCATGCCCGGCCGATCGTAGCGGCGAATGAAATCGCCATAGGCCAGGCGCTCGATGACAACCGGCTGAAGCCGGTCGCGGATCGCCTTCAGGGTCGCGCGCAGTCGCGCGAGATTGAAGCGGGCCGACGACGACGTCGAAATGCCGAAATTTCGGCCGATGATCTTGCCGCCAAACGCCAGGCGCTGAAGATAGAGGAAGCGCGCGGCGCGTTCGATATCGGTGAGGCCGGCCGGATCGATCGCCCGCAGTCGATCGAACTCCTCCCGGCTCGCCGGCAGCCACTCCATTTCGTCGACGAAGGCCTGATAATGCCGGCGCACCACTCGGAACAATGTGGTTACGTCGCCGGAAATATCATTGATGGCTTCGAACCGCGGCCGCGCCGATCGGCGAAAGAAGATCCCGCCCATGCCGACGAATGGCTCGGCATAGCCGTCATGGTCGACGGACTGAATGATGGCGCACACGCGCCGCGCGAGATTGCGCTTGCCGCCGAGGTAGCCGGCGGCAGGAGAAACAGATTTAACATTGGTGAGAGACAATACAGGTGCCTTGATCGGCCGCTCGCTGGCGGTCGCAGTTCGGGCTCAAAGGCCTCATCGAAAATCACGGTTTAGGTTGCGGCCGCCGATTGCCGGTGAGCAGTCGAGAGAGTTTTCCACGCGATAGCTGCAGCCAGGCTGCATACCCCGTTGCCGGCCGCGCGGGATCGCTCCACCCGATCGGCCACCCCATCATCTGATCGGAGAAGCGCGGGTTGGAGACCAGGTCGCCCATGAAGGATCCTGTCCCACTCTTGAAACTCACCCGGACCGGGAGGGAATATCCGGTCGATCGGGCTTCCGGCTTCCACCCAATCGCTTTCATTACCAGAAACAAGGTGCTCCAGCTGCGCGCCGCCGTGCTGAGGCCGAACTGCCCCCCACTCCCCATCGAGCAGTCGAAAGGCCCGGTCATTTTCAGCTTTTGATCGGCAATCACCAGATCCGGGAAGTAACCGCCATCGCTGGCTGTCGGCGTGGGCCAGCAGGAAGACCCTGCGCCGGATATGGCTTGCGCCCGCTTCTCGCGCTGAAAACATGCCCGCCTTTGGTATGTAGCCCATTCCCCGAAGCTCTGCGGCGACGTCGGCAAGTCCCAGGCTGATATGCCCTTCGACATTTTCGCAGAACACCCACTCGGGTTCGACTTCGCTAATGATGCGGGCGACATCGGGCCACAGATGTCTGGGATCGTCGGTTCCTCGCCGTGCGCCGGCGAGGCTGAAGGGCTGGCATGGATAGCCGGCAATGATGATATGAACGCGGTTGCGCCATGGTCGGCCATCGAAGGATTTGAGATCGTCCCAAACAGGCGCAGGTGCCAGGGACGCGTCTTCCATCCTCGCCACGAGAGTGGCCGCTGCATGAGCTTCCCGCTCGACGAAAGCCACAGTGCGATATCCGGGCTCTGCGATATGCAGGCCAAGATCGAGGCCTGCATATCCTGCACAGAGAGAGATGCCGCGAAGGTTGTTAGATTGGGTATGTAGGTCCACAAGGTTCAGCTCCGGAAGGTTGCTCAGCGGGCAATCTCGGAGGGCTCAAAGGCCTGAAGCAGTTGAAAGCACCGCAGCGGCGGCACTTGATCTCGACGACGCCGGCGATCGCGCCTGGCTCGGACTTGAAGAGTAATGCGCGGCACGACGCGCATTTATTTGAAATACAGGCAGAATCATTTGACGAATGCATGGAAGTTCGCTCCAACACCCGCGCCCGTATGCGCGGGTGCGGGGCGGCCAGTCGGCCAGCTGTGTCGTGGCGAGGTGGTATCTCGTCGGTCTATTGGGTTGCAGCCCGATAGCCCCCGCTCCCGACGCTCGTCAGCGTTGGGACGAAGGAAGCACATTAATTTATGTGATCAGCATGGCACCCCACCGGGTCAGCAGGCTGCGGCGTTGCTCCAGCATCTGCGCGCGATTATAGGCTGCTTCGCTTTCGCTGGTCGTACCCTTCAGCGCATGTCCGAGGACCAGGTCGATCGCGGCGCGCTCTATCGGGAACCGCTCATTCATGATCGTGGAAAATGTCGCGCGCCAGCCGTGCGGCACATGGCGGCCGGCATAGCCCGTGCGCTTGTAGAGCGCGCCGATCGCGGCGGGATGTATGGGGAAGACCCGCGAAGAACGGGTATCATACCCGTTCTTGTCGATCGCCTTCAACACCGCCACGGCCTCCGGGCAAAGCGGCACGATATGATCATTGGCCGCATCCGCCTTGCGGGCCTTCTTCAACTTCATCCGCGCCGCCGGCACACGCCAGATCGGGGCGTCGCCGTACAGGTCTTCGAATTCGTCCCACTGTGCACCGACGAGCGCGCCCATGCGGACAGCGGTCAGCGCCAGGAAACGCGACGCCAGTCGAACAATTGGCGGGCCGCCGGCGCGATCGCACGCTACGATCAGCGCGCGGGCCTGGTCGATATCGACCATCGCCGGCTGGCGCCGCGCGATCGGCGCCGGGCGCAGCGCGCGCGCGACGAGTGCCGCAGGATCATGGTCGACCAGGCCCTCGGCGATCGCGAAGGAAAAGACGGCCGAGATCCTCTGACGGATCCGGCGCGCCGTTTCGATCGACCCACGGGCCTCTACGTCGCGCAGCACCTGCAGGATCGCCGGCGCGCTGATCGCGCCAATCGGCAGCGCGCCGATATCCGATAACACGTTGCTCTCCAGCGAACCGATCACGTCATCGGCATGGCGATCGGTCCAGCGCTCGCGATGCAGCGCATGCCATTGCCGCGCCACCGATTCGAACGTGCAAATTTGCACGGTGACTTTCTTGACTGATGGATCCATGCCCTGGACCAGCAAGCCGCGCGCCTCTTCCGCGCGATCGCGCGCATCAACCAGCTGCACGTCGGGCCACTGGCCCAAACTGAGAAGCTTTTCGCGACCGTCGATTCGATACCTCATGCGCCAGGCGCGCAGACCGGTGGGAGCGACGAAGAGAAAAAGCCCGCGTTCGTCGAACATCTTGTAGGCGCGCGGCTTCGGCCGCGCGGCTTTCACCGCAGCGTTGCTGAGCATGGAGACCCCGTTTAATTTTATGGACTTGATTTGAGGCCGCGAAATCCCGCAGAAGTGGGGCGTAACCCACGGCAGCGACGGGGTGGCGACAGGATGGATACGGCTTGCGAGGCCCTCGGTCTTGGTCACTATCGGGCGACCTCACCCACCCCACCTCCCAGCTTGGAGAGATGAACCGATGGCTAAGTTCGTTGTTTTACATTCGTCTGGCAGATCAGAGGTCGTGGTGAACGTGGAGCTCATCCGTATCATTGCGCCAGGCGGCCCAAACCGCACTGTCCTTACCTTCGATAACGAACACGCTATCGCTGTCGAAGGCGATATCGTCACAGTTTTGCAGACCATCAATCATCGTTGACGACCGACTGCTATCCTCTCTACCGCTAGGACGACGGACAACCCCTCCGTCGCGCATCTTCCGAATGCCGCAGAAATGCGCTACTTTCCGTCTATGCCCACGCCTGGAGATACCCCACGCGATACCCCTGCCCGACGCCTGCTATTCGCGATCGAGGCGACGGTGATCGGCATCCTCACGATCGCCGCCCTGGTCGCGCCGGTCGTCGGCTGGCTTCGATCGTGACAGCCGATCGGCCGCCTCGCTGACGATCGCCGACAGCAGGGCGCGGCCGATCCAGACCGCGATCTTTCCAACCGGGATCTTCACGCGCATTTCTCCAGCGGGACGTTGCCGATCCGGTGGTTCACCCAGCCGCGATAGAACACCTTCAGCTTCGCGTTGGCCCGGACCAGCCGGTCATATTCGGCCAGCTGCTTGGCATCCAGGCGCGGCAGCATCGCCTGGCACAACAGCGTGCGCTGGCAGCGGGCGAAGCCGGCGACCGACGCCGGCCCGACCTTGCCATCGACCTTCAGCTTCAGCGCCGGGCAGATCTCGTTCAACGATTGCTGGAAGAACCGCCCCGGTCGCGCCGGGCCCATGTTGACGGTGGTGTCGAACAGCTCCGTGGTGACCGCCGGGTCCAGGCTGATGAGCGGGACATAGCCCGGCTCCACCAGATAGGATTGATAATAGATGCTGACCGCTACGTCATGCGGCAGCGTCTTCATCGGCCCGGTGTAGCCATGCGCGACGGCGACCTTCTTCGTAATGCCCATGTTGGTTTCTCCGCCCGGGTCGAACGGATGGTTCACATGGCCGCCCTCCACGGCGACCGTCGGCTCGATGATCTGCAGTGCGGCAGGCGTGACGAGGCTCAGCGCTGCGGCCGCCGCTACGGCGAACATTTTCATCTTGCTCATGATGATGTCAGTCCTTTCGACCGGTCCAGCGTTTGAGCGTGTCGGTTTCCCAAATGCGGATGCTGGTCCAGATGATGGTCATGACCGCGGCGATCGATGGGAGAGCGTTGGCCAAGGTGCCGACCACGACGCCCAGGGAAAGACCGTCGATCACATATTTGACCGGCTCGTGATTGAACGCGTCCATCAGATCGCGATATCGACCGTAGAGGCGAGCAGCTTTGCCCAGGCATAGGCATCCAGACGCTCGCTCGAAGTCAGCAGCCTCGACCATGCCATAGCCAGCGCAACGTCGCCGGTGCCGCCGTACACGCTGGAATAGCCGCTGCCGATCAGGACGGCCTTGTTCGGGTTGGTGCGAACATAACCGTCATTGAGCGCACCGACGCCGATGCCGCCGCTGGTCATGTTTCGGATGGTAGGGCCGTCGTCATTTGTCGAAGTAAGGCCCGTCTTCGCGGCGGTGCCGATCAGGCAGGCAAAATCAGACGCCAGCACAGCGCCGCTCACGGTCGTGATCGTGCCCCCGCCATTGTTCGAATAGGCCGCCTGCATCCGGGGGCCGGTCACAGACCCCGACAGGAACGAAGTCGATGGCGATGCACCGTAATTGCCGCCAAAGATGAAACGGGTCGCCGGGGTGGCGTCCACCGTTCCGGTTTCGCGCGCCACGAAGAGGTAGGTGATATCTTCGCCGATATCGACAAAGGACGTTTCCAGATAATTGGCCGCCGAGTGCAGCGATACAAAGCCATCGCCATCGACTGGCGTGCCGATCTGGCGGGCGTTGGCCTTGCCCTTCGCCCAGTTGCGCAGGAAAGCCTCCGACCCCGCAACACCGGCATGGAGAAATTCCAGGCCCGTGTCCAACGTCCCGGGAAGGATCAGTTCGGCAGCAGCCGGGTTCCAGCTTAACTCGCCGGTGTTAAATTCTACGCCCATGATGATTTCTCCTTCAAGCGATGCAGGCGATGGCGCTGGCGAGGGCGAGAGCTTGCTGCTCGCGGGCGATGCCAAAGGGGTGGATGATGTCGCTGATTGTCGTGGTGCGCACGCCGGTTACAGGATCGGTGACGCCGGTGGCGGTCGCCCATCCGGCCTCCGCTGTTTGATGCGCCCAGGCCGAACACAGGTGGACATTGGTCTTCCCGGCGTCGCGGCGCGCTTTGACGATCGCCGTGACGGCGTTGATGATCGCCGCCCAGCTTCCCTGCCATGTCGCGTCGCCCGTCAGGTCCACAGGCATGGCCGACGCCCATGCGATGACCTTGGTGGCGGGCCATGCGCGCTCGATTTCGTCCAGCACATAGCCATAGCCCTGATTGACCTGCTCCAGCGCTTTCACCGCGCCCTGCTCGTTGCGGTCGTTCATGCCGAAATTGAGCGGGACGATGTCAGGGCGCACGAAACCGAACGGGGCGAAACGCTGCTCGAAGAAGCTCAGGTCAGCACGATATTGCTGGCCGCCAACGGTGACGATAGGCGTGGAGGCGGATGAACTGCCGATCGGGCAGAGATACGGGTTCCACTTGTTCTTTTCCGCCTTGGACAGCCCAAGATAGGTTTCCTCCTGCCCCACAGGGAGCGGACCATATGGGATGTCTCCATCCGTCATGTCATAGCCCAGCACGTCGCTGAACGCCCATCCCTCATGGGCTTCACCCAGCGGGCCTGCGACATTCTGCGCATCGGTGGAGGATGCAGAACCGTTGATCGTGCCGACAAAGATCACCGTGAAGCCCCAGGACTCCAGATAGGCCTTGATAAACTGCGCCATCTGGCGGTTCGTGATGCTGTCGCCCCACAGCATCAGGATCACGGTCATTGCGGCAGCGAGCGGCACCGTCTTGACCATTACGCTTAGCGCCTTGATCATTCGCGCCGTGCGGTTGCCCAAGGTGCGAACGGTCAATGTCGCCGTGCTGCCCATGCGCGACGGGTCCAGTTCGATCACATTATCAACCGAACTGCCGCAAAAGGATTTCGCCGGTGGACCGGCGCGACTGTCGATCGTGACACGCCCGAACCGGTCGTCCGATCGCGACATGCGGATATTCTCGACGTACAGCGGCAATGCGCGGTCGCTGGTCAGGAACAGTTCGGACCCGATCATGGGAAGCACGTCGATGACCGGCTCGGGCGGCGGGATCACGCCGCCATTATCGTCGCCGTCGCCGGACCTGAAACCGCTGGCATCGGCTACGAAATTGACTTGCCCCAGGCCATTGACGGATCGCACATAGGCATCGCTGATCTCGCGGACGACCATGCCGGGGAGCGATGTCCCGCTGCCGTTGCTGCCGATGATGAGATCGCCCAGATCATTGCGATAACTCATGCCGCCGCGCACATCGCCCGTCAGCTGACCACCGGGCAGGATAACCGCGCCGTCGTCATCGACGCCGAAGGGAGATTGACCCAATCGGTTCGTCCCGCGCAGAAACGGCCCGCTATCGGAAGGGCGTCCGAACTTGAAGCCCGGGAGGTCGAAGCCACCCTGGGAATAAAAATAGGCCCAGAACTGACCGAGCAGATTTTTCCACTGAACGGCTGCCTCATTCGGCATGGCGGGACCATCCGTTCGGCGAACCGTGTCCGCGACGAACAGGACCA
Encoded proteins:
- a CDS encoding DNA adenine methylase: MSLTNVKSVSPAAGYLGGKRNLARRVCAIIQSVDHDGYAEPFVGMGGIFFRRSARPRFEAINDISGDVTTLFRVVRRHYQAFVDEMEWLPASREEFDRLRAIDPAGLTDIERAARFLYLQRLAFGGKIIGRNFGISTSSSARFNLARLRATLKAIRDRLQPVVIERLAYGDFIRRYDRPGMLFYLDPPYWNCESDYGAGVFERADFERLAEQLLEIRGKFLLSINDTPGARAVFSRFHMQAVDVTYSIATGATGNGKKAGELLIANFPLDGSPGATTGAETPS
- a CDS encoding DNA cytosine methyltransferase, with the protein product MDLHTQSNNLRGISLCAGYAGLDLGLHIAEPGYRTVAFVEREAHAAATLVARMEDASLAPAPVWDDLKSFDGRPWRNRVHIIIAGYPCQPFSLAGARRGTDDPRHLWPDVARIISEVEPEWVFCENVEGHISLGLADVAAELRGMGYIPKAGMFSAREAGASHIRRRVFLLAHADSQRWRLLPGSGDCRSKAENDRAFRLLDGEWGAVRPQHGGAQLEHLVSGNESDWVEAGSPIDRIFPPGPGEFQEWDRILHGRPGLQPALLRSDDGVADRVERSRAAGNGVCSLAAAIAWKTLSTAHRQSAAAT
- a CDS encoding tyrosine-type recombinase/integrase, which encodes MTKTEGLASRIHPVATPSLPWVTPHFCGISRPQIKSIKLNGVSMLSNAAVKAARPKPRAYKMFDERGLFLFVAPTGLRAWRMRYRIDGREKLLSLGQWPDVQLVDARDRAEEARGLLVQGMDPSVKKVTVQICTFESVARQWHALHRERWTDRHADDVIGSLESNVLSDIGALPIGAISAPAILQVLRDVEARGSIETARRIRQRISAVFSFAIAEGLVDHDPAALVARALRPAPIARRQPAMVDIDQARALIVACDRAGGPPIVRLASRFLALTAVRMGALVGAQWDEFEDLYGDAPIWRVPAARMKLKKARKADAANDHIVPLCPEAVAVLKAIDKNGYDTRSSRVFPIHPAAIGALYKRTGYAGRHVPHGWRATFSTIMNERFPIERAAIDLVLGHALKGTTSESEAAYNRAQMLEQRRSLLTRWGAMLIT
- a CDS encoding glycoside hydrolase family 108 protein; the encoded protein is MSKMKMFAVAAAAALSLVTPAALQIIEPTVAVEGGHVNHPFDPGGETNMGITKKVAVAHGYTGPMKTLPHDVAVSIYYQSYLVEPGYVPLISLDPAVTTELFDTTVNMGPARPGRFFQQSLNEICPALKLKVDGKVGPASVAGFARCQRTLLCQAMLPRLDAKQLAEYDRLVRANAKLKVFYRGWVNHRIGNVPLEKCA
- a CDS encoding SGNH/GDSL hydrolase family protein, with translation MTMFRSQAPALTIWAANPRVLRVVLLERDGQPQDLTGRSATLSCRRSAMLEPRLTVASILADDGLAWLFLLTADQCSLLYEDGLAYSVSYDVVETAGGNSLRWTGRIDAQPASELAGGGAAPVVVDMPTVDIVSEIDTLAVSERGAAGFGVERRLKDLGEIEQADPAMMRNWLREKGAEGAAPYAESAAISANDAATAKGDTEALRGDAALAAARAEIAATTAQTVGKLYSTTGEGLAVTDEGAPFWVRSSDDQRVAEEYLKLAGIAVPTGKTTPSAELVLFVADTVRRTDGPAMPNEAAVQWKNLLGQFWAYFYSQGGFDLPGFKFGRPSDSGPFLRGTNRLGQSPFGVDDDGAVILPGGQLTGDVRGGMSYRNDLGDLIIGSNGSGTSLPGMVVREISDAYVRSVNGLGQVNFVADASGFRSGDGDDNGGVIPPPEPVIDVLPMIGSELFLTSDRALPLYVENIRMSRSDDRFGRVTIDSRAGPPAKSFCGSSVDNVIELDPSRMGSTATLTVRTLGNRTARMIKALSVMVKTVPLAAAMTVILMLWGDSITNRQMAQFIKAYLESWGFTVIFVGTINGSASSTDAQNVAGPLGEAHEGWAFSDVLGYDMTDGDIPYGPLPVGQEETYLGLSKAEKNKWNPYLCPIGSSSASTPIVTVGGQQYRADLSFFEQRFAPFGFVRPDIVPLNFGMNDRNEQGAVKALEQVNQGYGYVLDEIERAWPATKVIAWASAMPVDLTGDATWQGSWAAIINAVTAIVKARRDAGKTNVHLCSAWAHQTAEAGWATATGVTDPVTGVRTTTISDIIHPFGIAREQQALALASAIACIA